The following are encoded together in the Geobacter sulfurreducens PCA genome:
- a CDS encoding LysM peptidoglycan-binding domain-containing protein has translation MSSLAPRLWVGIAFAAVALLGVSGGAHALDRRFELTPSLLSQGGEAPAAPRSEGRPARKSERASAGVTDYTVRPGDHIFKILMKEYGFSNREAETLIPEVRRINGITDIRRLRVGQTIRIPLGTAAGSDVRGHSRPVAREAAVASVASVPAAKDTGHLLRMTSYAGARATHDLDAARRLWDGLVAAEVRDARPIRIEDRNFSLSLDPENFPTFPAADGGRILVDADGKIPPLVRALIEEKEPSVRIVSENPRNRRRFLASLLEGAGFYSVEENVSLEFGADPKLTVTADFKVEKSPDSLLHNDVILLNVDEYRRGVPPALTGFLKREGFQMVEPFLGRGESAPPASQTLYQITASEPRDIADSLLRALNLRYDVDRSVELFGSGDGGVTLFVRADRYFENGGDRFVVSHFDGDPVSYTLTRLLETRGYRVIMLGDHDDFRMVAEKIFGRLRMPGSFARYDLVPYREAPYGIQMSGFRVPRSGSATGGFFTNAALNPLFRDLLDFNGYSIVSY, from the coding sequence ATGTCATCATTGGCACCCAGATTGTGGGTCGGCATAGCGTTCGCAGCCGTGGCACTTCTCGGCGTGTCCGGGGGAGCGCATGCCCTTGACCGCCGGTTCGAACTTACGCCCAGCCTGCTTTCCCAGGGGGGCGAGGCTCCCGCGGCCCCCCGCAGCGAAGGGCGCCCGGCCCGTAAAAGCGAACGGGCTTCGGCAGGAGTCACCGACTACACGGTCCGTCCGGGCGACCACATTTTCAAGATCCTCATGAAGGAATACGGGTTTTCCAACCGGGAGGCCGAGACGCTCATCCCCGAGGTTCGCCGGATCAACGGCATCACCGACATCCGCCGGCTGCGGGTGGGCCAGACCATTCGCATCCCCCTGGGCACTGCCGCCGGCAGCGACGTGCGGGGCCACAGCCGTCCCGTTGCCCGGGAGGCAGCCGTTGCCTCCGTCGCCAGCGTGCCCGCGGCAAAGGATACGGGCCATCTGCTCCGGATGACCAGTTATGCCGGCGCGCGCGCGACCCACGATCTCGACGCGGCCCGCCGCCTGTGGGACGGACTCGTTGCCGCCGAGGTGAGGGATGCGCGTCCCATCAGGATCGAGGACCGGAATTTCTCCCTTTCTCTCGATCCGGAGAATTTCCCCACGTTTCCTGCCGCCGACGGCGGCCGCATCCTGGTTGACGCCGACGGCAAGATCCCGCCCCTAGTGCGGGCACTCATCGAGGAGAAGGAACCTTCGGTCAGGATCGTGTCGGAGAATCCCCGCAACCGCAGGCGCTTCCTGGCCTCGCTGCTGGAGGGGGCCGGGTTCTACTCGGTGGAGGAGAACGTCTCCCTGGAGTTCGGCGCCGATCCCAAGCTGACCGTCACAGCCGACTTCAAGGTGGAGAAAAGCCCTGACAGTCTGCTGCACAACGACGTGATCCTCCTGAACGTGGACGAGTACCGGCGCGGGGTGCCCCCCGCTCTGACCGGTTTCCTGAAGCGCGAAGGGTTTCAGATGGTGGAGCCGTTCCTGGGCCGGGGCGAATCTGCTCCTCCCGCGAGCCAGACTCTGTACCAGATCACGGCCAGTGAGCCGCGCGACATTGCCGACTCGCTCCTCAGGGCGCTCAATCTCCGTTACGACGTAGACCGTAGCGTGGAGCTCTTCGGGTCCGGCGACGGCGGTGTTACGCTGTTCGTCCGGGCCGACCGTTATTTCGAGAACGGTGGCGACCGGTTCGTGGTGAGCCACTTCGACGGAGACCCGGTGAGCTACACCCTCACCCGCTTGCTGGAGACCAGGGGCTACCGGGTGATCATGCTCGGCGACCATGACGATTTCCGCATGGTGGCGGAAAAAATCTTCGGTCGCCTGCGGATGCCGGGGTCCTTTGCCCGCTACGATCTGGTTCCCTACCGGGAGGCCCCCTACGGCATCCAGATGTCGGGCTTCCGGGTGCCCCGCTCCGGGAGTGCGACCGGGGGCTTTTTTACCAATGCGGCATTGAACCCCCTGTTCCGCGATCTGCTCGATTTCAACGGCTACTCGATCGTTTCCTACTGA